Proteins from a genomic interval of Lolium perenne isolate Kyuss_39 chromosome 1, Kyuss_2.0, whole genome shotgun sequence:
- the LOC127295509 gene encoding protein NDL2 yields the protein MGESRSSGSGSVSVDIERISFGGKDHLVRTRCGSVSVAVYGDQEKPGLITYPDVVLNYMSCFQGLFLCPEAASLLLHNFCIYHINPQGHELGAAQVQSDAPVPSVDDLADQVADVLDFFSLGSVMCLGVTAGAYVLTLFATKYQERVIGLMLVSPLCKAPSWSEWLYNKVLLNLLYYYGARGMVKECLLQRYFSKEVRGNSQCAESDIVQACRTLLDERQGENVWRFLQSVNKRHDLTDKLRKLWCRTLIIVGENSQFHDDAIHMTTKLDQKYCALVEVQNCGSLVTEEQPHAMLMPMEYFLMGYGLHRPYQPSSSPRSPLSPCRISPELLSPESMGVKLKPIKTRMAVDF from the exons ATGGGGGAGTCGAGGTCGAGCGGGTCCGGATCAGTATCTGTGGACATCGAGCGGATCTCCTTCGGAGGCAAG GACCATCTAGTGAGAACGAGGTGTGGCTCTGTATCTGTGGCCGTGTATGGAGACCAAGAAAAGCCCGGGCTCATCACATACCCTGATGTAGTTCTGAATT ACATGTCCTGCTTCCAAGGACTGTTCCTCTGCCCGGAAGCCGCGTCGCTGCTGCTCCACAATTTCTGCATATACCACATCAATCCTCAGGGCCATGAG TTGGGAGCGGCTCAGGTTCAGTCTGATGCTCCGGTGCCATCTGTTGACGATCTTGCCGATCAGGTTGCCGATGTGCTTGATTTCTTCAG TTTAGGTTCTGTCATGTGCCTGGGTGTTACAGCTGGCGCCTACGTCCTCACTCTGTTTGCA ACAAAATATCAGGAAAGGGTCATAGGGCTGATGCTAGTTTCCCCTCTGTGCAAAGCCCCGTCATGGAGTGAATGGTTGTATAATAAG GTGTTGTTAAATTTGCTTTATTATTATGGCGCACGAGGCATGGTCAAGGAGTGCTTGCTTCAGAGATACTTCAGCAAG GAAGTGCGTGGCAACTCTCAGTGTGCTGAATCAGACATCGTGCAGGCCTGCAGAACT TTGCTTGATGAGAGGCAGGGTGAAAACGTTTGGAGATTTCTTCAGTCAGTGAATAA GAGGCATGACTTAACAGACAAATTGAGGAAACTCTGGTGCCGCACACTGATAATTGTGGGAGAGAACTCACAATTCCATGACGATGCCATCCATATGACAACAAAGCTAGACCAGAAGTACTGCGCGCTCGTCGAG GTTCAGAATTGCGGCTCCCTTGTGACCGAGGAGCAGCCACACGCAATGCTGATGCCGATGGAGTACTTCCTCATGGGCTACGGGCTCCACAGGCCCTACCAGCCAAGCAGCAGCCCTCGCAGTCCGTTGAGCCCGTGCCGCATATCGCCGGAACTGCTATCTCCTGAGAGCATGGGTGTGAAGCTGAAGCCGATCAAGACCAGGATGGCAGTCGATTTCTAA